A single region of the Hoeflea prorocentri genome encodes:
- a CDS encoding flagellin — MTSIMTNTAAMGALATLRSINMEMETTQARVSSGLRVQAAADNAAYWSIATTMRSDNKALGTVGDALGLGAAKVDVAYTGLNNAIKVVDEIKAKLVAATESSVDKTKINSELAELKNQLRSTAESASFSGENWLYNTDAAGVATAQIVASFNRAADGKVTVGTLDVDVTATILIDTADASRGLLTADVDADALLATPTGTAANYFLIDASASTAAAATGTEIALSATTTEAEVGAMLRVVDNILENLTDAASSLGAVKSRVDMQNDFVSTLMDAITKGVGRLVDADMNQESTRLKALQTQQQLGIQSLSIANNSSQGVLQLFR; from the coding sequence ATGACGAGCATTATGACGAACACCGCTGCGATGGGCGCCCTGGCCACCCTGCGCAGTATCAATATGGAAATGGAAACGACGCAGGCGCGTGTCTCCTCCGGTTTGCGGGTTCAAGCCGCCGCCGACAATGCGGCCTACTGGTCCATCGCGACAACCATGCGCTCCGACAACAAGGCGCTCGGTACCGTTGGCGATGCGCTCGGCCTCGGTGCCGCCAAGGTCGATGTCGCCTATACCGGTCTTAACAACGCCATCAAGGTTGTCGACGAGATCAAGGCCAAACTGGTTGCGGCCACGGAATCGTCGGTCGACAAAACCAAGATCAACTCTGAACTCGCAGAGCTGAAAAACCAGCTCCGCTCCACGGCTGAATCAGCCTCCTTCAGCGGCGAAAACTGGCTCTATAATACGGATGCAGCCGGTGTCGCCACGGCCCAGATCGTTGCCTCCTTCAACCGGGCAGCTGATGGCAAGGTGACCGTCGGAACACTCGATGTTGACGTCACGGCGACAATCCTCATCGATACGGCAGATGCAAGCCGTGGTCTGTTGACGGCTGACGTCGATGCCGATGCTCTGCTTGCAACGCCAACGGGTACAGCCGCCAACTACTTCCTGATTGATGCCTCGGCATCGACAGCTGCTGCTGCGACCGGTACCGAAATCGCGCTGTCGGCAACCACGACCGAAGCTGAAGTCGGCGCCATGCTGCGTGTTGTCGACAATATCCTTGAAAACCTGACCGACGCGGCCTCCAGCCTTGGCGCGGTCAAGTCCCGCGTGGATATGCAAAATGACTTCGTCAGCACGCTGATGGATGCGATCACCAAAGGTGTCGGCCGTCTGGTCGATGCGGACATGAACCAGGAATCGACGCGGCTAAAGGCTCTGCAAACACAGCAGCAGCTTGGCATTCAGTCCCTGTCGATCGCCAACAACAGCTCTCAGGGCGTACTCCAGCTCTTCCGGTAA
- a CDS encoding flagellin, with amino-acid sequence MTSINTNAAAMSALSTLRSINSEMEATQGRISSGLRVENASDNAAYWSIATTMRSDNKALSTVGDALGLGAAKVDVAYTGLNSAIDVVNEIKAKLVAATESSVDKTKINSELTELKNQLRSTAESASFSGDNWLLNTDAAAAGTAQITASFNRASDGKVSIGTLDVDVSSTILIDTENAGRGILTADVDADALLATPTGTAANYFLIDASSSTAAAATGTEIALSATTTEAEVNAMLRVVDNIISNLTDAASGLGAIQKRVDMQNEFVSNLMDAISQGVGRLVDADMNQESTRLKALQTQQQLGIQSLSIANNSSQGVLQLFR; translated from the coding sequence ATGACAAGCATCAATACAAATGCCGCCGCTATGTCGGCTCTTTCCACCCTGCGTTCGATCAATTCCGAGATGGAAGCAACGCAAGGTCGTATCTCTTCCGGCCTGCGGGTCGAAAACGCTTCTGACAACGCTGCCTACTGGTCCATCGCGACCACCATGCGCTCCGACAACAAGGCTCTGTCCACTGTCGGCGACGCGCTCGGCCTGGGCGCTGCCAAGGTCGACGTTGCCTATACCGGTCTGAACAGCGCCATTGACGTTGTGAACGAGATCAAGGCCAAGCTGGTTGCTGCAACGGAATCTTCGGTCGACAAGACCAAGATCAACTCCGAACTGACCGAACTGAAGAACCAGCTCCGTTCGACGGCCGAATCGGCTTCGTTCAGCGGTGACAACTGGCTTCTGAACACGGATGCGGCCGCTGCCGGTACCGCTCAGATCACGGCTTCCTTCAACCGTGCCTCGGACGGCAAAGTTTCGATCGGCACCCTTGATGTGGACGTCAGCAGCACGATCCTGATCGACACCGAAAACGCCGGTCGCGGAATTCTGACCGCTGATGTTGATGCGGATGCATTGCTTGCCACGCCGACAGGTACAGCCGCCAACTACTTCCTGATCGATGCGTCTTCGTCGACGGCCGCTGCCGCTACCGGTACGGAGATCGCATTGTCGGCAACGACCACCGAAGCTGAGGTCAACGCCATGCTTCGTGTTGTCGACAACATTATCAGCAACCTGACGGATGCGGCTTCGGGTCTCGGTGCCATTCAGAAACGCGTCGACATGCAGAATGAGTTTGTGTCCAACCTGATGGATGCCATCAGCCAGGGTGTTGGCCGTCTGGTCGATGCGGATATGAACCAGGAATCGACGCGGCTCAAGGCTCTGCAGACACAGCAGCAGCTCGGCATCCAGTCCCTGTCGATCGCCAACAACAGCTCGCAGGGTGTACTCCAGCTCTTCCGTTAA
- the fliP gene encoding flagellar type III secretion system pore protein FliP (The bacterial flagellar biogenesis protein FliP forms a type III secretion system (T3SS)-type pore required for flagellar assembly.): MIRFLLATLAMMALVAVAEAQTLDPGVLTQPVDGSVASWIIRTFGLLTVLSVAPGILIMVTSFPRFVIAFAILRTGMGLQTTPANLILISLALFMTFYVMAPTFDRAWESGIQPLIENQIDEAEAFERIGDPFRDFMLANTRDKDLNLFVDLAAERGQPVSTGDKVDLRVLIPAFMISEIRRGFEIGFLVVLPFLVIDLVVATITMSMGMMMLPPTAISLPFKIMFFVLIDGWNLLVGSMVRSFI; the protein is encoded by the coding sequence ATGATACGATTCTTACTTGCAACGCTTGCCATGATGGCATTGGTTGCGGTGGCCGAGGCCCAGACCCTCGATCCCGGAGTGCTCACCCAGCCCGTAGACGGTTCGGTCGCGAGCTGGATCATCCGCACATTCGGCTTGCTGACCGTGCTGTCGGTTGCGCCGGGCATCCTCATCATGGTGACGAGCTTCCCGCGCTTTGTCATCGCCTTTGCAATTCTGCGCACCGGGATGGGGCTGCAAACGACGCCGGCCAACCTGATATTGATCAGCCTTGCACTGTTCATGACATTCTATGTTATGGCGCCGACATTTGATCGCGCCTGGGAAAGCGGCATCCAGCCGCTGATCGAAAACCAGATCGATGAGGCCGAGGCGTTTGAGCGCATTGGTGATCCGTTCCGCGACTTCATGCTGGCAAATACGCGCGACAAGGATCTCAATCTCTTTGTCGATCTGGCGGCAGAACGCGGCCAGCCGGTTTCAACGGGAGACAAGGTGGATCTGCGTGTCCTTATTCCAGCCTTCATGATCTCCGAAATCCGTCGCGGTTTCGAAATAGGTTTCCTTGTCGTTTTGCCATTCCTCGTGATTGACCTCGTTGTCGCCACCATCACCATGTCGATGGGCATGATGATGCTTCCGCCGACGGCCATCTCCCTGCCATTCAAGATCATGTTCTTTGTCCTGATCGATGGCTGGAATCTGCTGGTGGGAAGCATGGTGCGCTCCTTTATATGA
- a CDS encoding flagellar basal body-associated FliL family protein, which produces MTTPEEKKKGGSLVMTIVALLVLTGVAGGGGWLVGSMVGNQMATDIQAEADPVSPLEAMAAKENGDNGDGKDGEGAEAVPMTPQTLTLAPITTNLSYPSDSWVRVEVALVFDAAPDPALAETIHQDVMAYMRTVSLQQIEGPRGFQHLRDDLSERAAIRSDGQVSNVLFRTFLIE; this is translated from the coding sequence ATGACGACACCTGAAGAAAAGAAGAAGGGCGGCTCCCTAGTCATGACGATTGTGGCGCTGCTTGTCCTGACCGGGGTCGCCGGCGGTGGCGGCTGGCTCGTCGGTTCGATGGTTGGCAACCAGATGGCGACCGACATACAGGCTGAGGCTGACCCGGTATCGCCGCTTGAGGCCATGGCTGCGAAAGAAAACGGGGACAATGGCGACGGCAAGGATGGCGAGGGTGCAGAGGCCGTCCCGATGACGCCGCAGACGCTGACGCTGGCTCCGATAACCACAAACCTTTCCTACCCGTCAGACAGTTGGGTGCGGGTCGAGGTCGCGCTTGTCTTTGACGCCGCCCCGGATCCGGCGCTGGCGGAAACAATCCACCAGGACGTCATGGCCTATATGCGTACGGTCTCTCTTCAGCAGATTGAAGGACCGCGCGGCTTCCAGCATTTGCGTGACGACCTATCCGAACGGGCCGCCATACGTTCCGACGGCCAGGTTTCCAACGTACTCTTCAGGACCTTCTTGATCGAATGA
- the flgH gene encoding flagellar basal body L-ring protein FlgH → MRFLFPVALCFLMAGCSSSVMKDIGRAPSMSPVGSGLRYGETPQMALYPKPPRKPGAGYSLWTDAQSALFKDPRAMTVGDILTVNIAVNDRATFDNATDRNRTNSSGINAGGNYSVNGAGSQGQFGLNFGSNTNTAGKGKTARSERLELRVAAVVTGVLDNGNLVISGSQEVRVNYEMRILNIAGIVRPRDVDARNTIAYEKIAEARVSYGGRGRLMEVQQPPVGQQIVDIYSPI, encoded by the coding sequence ATGCGTTTTCTCTTTCCCGTCGCATTGTGTTTCCTGATGGCTGGTTGCAGTTCGTCCGTCATGAAAGACATCGGGCGGGCACCGTCAATGAGCCCTGTCGGCAGTGGCTTGCGCTACGGTGAAACGCCTCAGATGGCGCTTTATCCCAAACCGCCGCGCAAGCCCGGTGCCGGCTACTCGCTTTGGACCGACGCACAAAGCGCTTTGTTCAAGGATCCGCGTGCCATGACGGTCGGCGATATCCTCACAGTCAATATTGCCGTCAATGACAGGGCGACGTTTGACAATGCGACCGACCGTAACAGGACCAACTCAAGCGGCATCAACGCAGGCGGCAATTACAGTGTGAACGGTGCCGGCTCGCAAGGTCAGTTCGGTCTGAATTTCGGCTCCAACACGAACACGGCAGGCAAGGGCAAGACGGCCCGCTCTGAAAGGCTGGAATTGCGGGTCGCGGCTGTTGTCACAGGGGTGCTGGACAACGGCAATCTGGTCATAAGCGGCTCGCAGGAGGTGCGCGTCAATTATGAAATGCGGATCCTGAATATTGCCGGCATCGTCCGTCCGCGGGACGTCGACGCAAGAAACACCATTGCCTATGAGAAGATCGCCGAGGCCAGGGTTTCCTATGGCGGCCGGGGTCGGTTGATGGAAGTGCAGCAGCCGCCGGTCGGGCAGCAGATCGTGGATATATACTCACCAATCTAG
- a CDS encoding MotE family protein — protein sequence MSKGVMTLTRKCAATVLALSTAVGLWGLPLSHALAQSPQTEAVPTEISDEIRAFCTNIADAARDQRYVLQKKELEALQADIEDRIAVLEKRRAEYEHWLKLRNDFLIKAEGGLVEIYKNMRADSAAEKLELVDINIAAAIVMKLRPRLASQILNEMDAETAANLTSIIASAADTNLPEQPS from the coding sequence ATGAGCAAAGGCGTAATGACACTTACCAGAAAATGCGCGGCCACGGTGCTTGCGCTCTCGACCGCGGTTGGTCTTTGGGGGCTTCCGCTGTCGCACGCGCTGGCCCAGAGCCCTCAAACCGAGGCGGTGCCGACGGAGATATCCGACGAGATCAGGGCGTTCTGCACAAATATCGCCGATGCGGCCCGGGACCAGCGCTATGTGCTTCAGAAAAAGGAACTCGAAGCGCTGCAGGCCGACATCGAGGACCGGATCGCGGTTCTGGAAAAGCGCCGTGCCGAATATGAGCACTGGCTGAAGCTGCGGAATGATTTTCTGATCAAGGCAGAAGGCGGTCTTGTTGAAATCTACAAGAACATGCGCGCCGACTCGGCGGCTGAGAAGCTGGAACTGGTGGATATCAATATCGCAGCTGCGATTGTCATGAAGCTGAGGCCGCGCCTGGCAAGTCAGATTCTCAATGAAATGGATGCCGAGACCGCGGCCAACCTAACCAGTATCATCGCAAGTGCCGCTGATACCAACCTCCCGGAACAACCCTCATGA
- a CDS encoding flagellar basal body P-ring protein FlgI produces MIALRLVPAILLSLLLVLPASAASRIKDVTSLQSARQNQLIGYGLVIGLQGSGDSAGRSPFTEQSVRAMLENLGIATEGERARVNNVAAVIVTADLPPFSSVGSRIDVSVSSMGDATSLRGGTLVMTPLSAADGQIYAVAQGSVIVSGFTAAGDAQTLTQGVTTAGRVPGGAIIEREIPMRFSDNEHLVFQLRNPDFSTAVSIADAINRHTGKQYGGMLAQADDSATVRVSRPKHVTLPRFVAEIERLTVETDTPARVVINERSGTIVMGHDVRVSKVAVSHGTLTIRVTEMPVISQPLPFSGGVTAVEPLTDIQAMTEGGQVAILNGPNLQTLVAGLNSIGVRPDGIISILQGIKSAGALQAELVLQ; encoded by the coding sequence ATGATTGCTTTGCGCCTTGTTCCGGCAATCCTTTTGAGCCTGCTGCTGGTGCTGCCGGCTTCTGCCGCTTCGCGGATCAAGGATGTGACCTCGCTGCAGAGTGCGCGTCAGAACCAGCTAATCGGTTATGGCCTGGTGATCGGATTGCAAGGCAGTGGCGACAGCGCCGGCAGGTCACCGTTCACGGAACAGTCCGTACGGGCCATGCTGGAGAATCTGGGGATAGCGACCGAGGGTGAGCGGGCGCGGGTCAACAATGTTGCCGCTGTTATCGTGACCGCCGATTTGCCGCCATTCTCAAGCGTCGGATCGCGCATTGACGTGTCCGTATCGTCCATGGGCGATGCGACGTCCTTGCGCGGCGGAACACTGGTCATGACACCGCTTTCAGCCGCCGACGGGCAGATTTACGCCGTTGCACAAGGTTCCGTGATCGTTTCCGGATTTACCGCTGCCGGCGACGCCCAGACATTGACACAAGGTGTTACCACAGCGGGAAGGGTCCCGGGCGGCGCCATCATCGAGCGCGAGATACCGATGCGGTTTTCGGACAATGAGCATCTCGTATTCCAATTGCGCAATCCCGACTTTTCCACGGCGGTTTCGATCGCCGATGCAATCAACCGGCACACCGGAAAGCAATATGGGGGCATGCTGGCGCAGGCCGATGATTCGGCAACGGTGCGTGTCTCAAGGCCGAAACATGTCACCTTGCCAAGGTTCGTCGCCGAGATTGAACGTCTGACCGTTGAAACCGACACGCCGGCCCGCGTGGTCATAAACGAACGCAGCGGCACAATTGTCATGGGCCATGACGTGCGTGTTTCAAAGGTCGCCGTCAGCCACGGCACGCTGACAATCCGGGTAACCGAGATGCCTGTCATCTCCCAGCCGTTGCCATTCAGCGGAGGTGTGACGGCGGTGGAACCTTTGACCGATATCCAGGCGATGACAGAGGGCGGACAGGTCGCCATTCTCAATGGCCCGAACCTGCAGACGCTGGTTGCAGGCCTCAACAGTATCGGCGTCCGGCCCGACGGCATCATTTCAATTTTACAGGGCATCAAATCGGCCGGTGCCCTCCAGGCGGAGCTCGTATTGCAATGA
- the flgA gene encoding flagellar basal body P-ring formation chaperone FlgA: MICRTVFAVAALLLAGVWGATAAEPVAVIPKGIIYPGQIVEPHMLEIVPVTNRNIRRDYASSMEQVAGMITRRTLLPGRVIPVSSVREPYAVERGSVVTMVFSRDGLTITAPGSPLNNGMVGDFVRVRNVGTGVTVSGTVMADGTIRVVEK, translated from the coding sequence ATGATCTGCCGGACCGTTTTCGCCGTTGCCGCTCTGCTCCTTGCGGGCGTGTGGGGTGCGACTGCTGCTGAACCGGTGGCGGTCATTCCCAAGGGCATCATCTACCCCGGACAGATCGTCGAGCCGCACATGCTCGAGATCGTGCCGGTGACCAACCGCAACATCCGGCGGGACTACGCATCTTCCATGGAACAGGTCGCCGGAATGATCACGCGCCGCACGCTGTTGCCGGGGCGGGTTATACCCGTTTCCTCCGTGCGCGAGCCCTATGCCGTTGAGCGCGGTTCGGTAGTCACCATGGTGTTTTCCCGCGACGGCCTGACCATCACGGCACCGGGCAGTCCGCTCAACAATGGTATGGTCGGCGATTTTGTCCGCGTACGCAATGTCGGCACGGGTGTGACGGTATCCGGCACGGTCATGGCGGACGGTACGATCAGGGTCGTTGAAAAATGA
- the flgG gene encoding flagellar basal-body rod protein FlgG: MKALAIAATGMNAQQLNLEVIANNIANINTTGFKRARAEFSDLLYQVEKAQGVPTSANQAIVPEGAYVGLGVQTTAVRNVHVQGSLVNTGNRFDLALVGRGWLQVQNTDGETLYTRSGALNTNADGEIVTTDGYLLEPAIIIPEGTSEVVISKSGQVFAREGDGADLEEVGQITIANFVNEAGLAPLGDNLFQATEASGEATVGVPNDPGFASIEQGYLETSNVDAVKEITDLISAQRAYEMNSKIIKAADEMAATVSRNM, translated from the coding sequence ATGAAAGCCTTGGCCATCGCTGCAACCGGAATGAACGCCCAGCAGCTTAATCTTGAGGTGATTGCCAACAACATCGCCAACATCAACACCACCGGCTTCAAGCGGGCGCGGGCGGAGTTTTCCGATCTACTCTACCAGGTCGAAAAGGCCCAGGGCGTACCCACAAGCGCCAACCAGGCCATTGTGCCGGAGGGGGCCTATGTCGGCCTCGGTGTGCAGACCACAGCCGTCCGCAACGTCCATGTACAAGGCTCGCTGGTCAACACCGGAAACCGTTTTGATCTTGCGCTTGTCGGGCGAGGCTGGCTCCAGGTTCAAAACACCGATGGTGAGACGCTCTATACGCGCTCGGGCGCCTTGAACACCAACGCGGATGGCGAAATTGTCACCACAGACGGTTATCTTCTGGAGCCGGCGATCATCATTCCTGAAGGCACAAGCGAGGTCGTGATCAGCAAGTCCGGACAGGTCTTTGCCCGCGAGGGTGACGGCGCCGATCTGGAGGAAGTCGGACAGATCACCATCGCCAATTTCGTCAATGAAGCCGGGCTTGCCCCGCTTGGAGACAATCTGTTCCAGGCAACAGAGGCCTCCGGTGAAGCGACAGTCGGTGTACCCAATGACCCTGGCTTCGCATCGATCGAACAGGGCTATCTGGAAACCTCGAATGTCGACGCCGTGAAGGAAATCACGGATCTGATTTCAGCCCAGCGGGCTTACGAGATGAACTCGAAGATCATCAAGGCTGCCGATGAGATGGCCGCGACGGTCTCAAGAAACATGTAG
- a CDS encoding flagellar hook-basal body complex protein FliE: MIDAVSSAAVTSLTREAGNTAAAASPAVVAPGKATATQESEFASMLSSMVADMTATIRHGEQMSMKGINGEANTKEVVDAVMSAERTLQTALAVRDKIVTAYLEISRMPI, from the coding sequence GTGATTGACGCAGTCAGCTCCGCAGCCGTTACCTCTCTGACCCGCGAAGCCGGAAATACGGCAGCGGCTGCATCACCAGCCGTCGTCGCTCCCGGCAAGGCCACGGCGACGCAGGAATCCGAATTTGCATCCATGCTTTCCAGCATGGTTGCAGACATGACCGCCACGATCCGGCATGGCGAACAGATGTCCATGAAGGGCATCAACGGTGAGGCCAATACCAAGGAAGTCGTCGATGCGGTCATGAGCGCGGAGCGGACGCTTCAGACGGCGCTGGCCGTCCGCGACAAAATCGTGACCGCTTATCTTGAAATCAGCCGCATGCCCATCTGA
- the flgC gene encoding flagellar basal body rod protein FlgC → MDPLSAAMKTAASGLEVQSTRLRVVSENMANAQATATEPGGDPYQRKTVSFVSELDALTGASMVRVESVGRDTAAFTVEYDPSHSAADENGMVKLPNVNILIEMADMREANRSYEANLQTIKQSRKLISMTIDLLRVST, encoded by the coding sequence ATGGATCCACTTTCAGCGGCGATGAAGACCGCGGCATCGGGACTTGAGGTCCAGTCAACCCGTCTTCGGGTCGTATCGGAAAACATGGCCAACGCCCAGGCAACGGCGACCGAGCCGGGCGGTGATCCCTATCAGCGCAAGACGGTCTCTTTTGTGTCCGAGCTGGATGCTCTGACTGGCGCATCGATGGTGCGCGTTGAATCTGTCGGCCGCGATACGGCGGCATTCACGGTCGAATATGATCCGTCTCACTCGGCTGCCGATGAAAACGGCATGGTCAAGCTTCCAAATGTCAACATTCTCATCGAGATGGCCGATATGCGCGAGGCCAACCGGTCCTATGAGGCCAATCTTCAGACCATCAAGCAATCCCGCAAGCTTATCTCCATGACCATAGATCTGTTGAGGGTCTCCACGTGA
- the flgB gene encoding flagellar basal body rod protein FlgB, producing the protein MQPIQLFELASSQAHWLSVRQSVVAGNIANVNTNGYAAKEVDPFETVLQSTGSSMAATHPAHFREDSLRSAVHSAGSGGIEAESNGNKVVLEEELIKAGEIRHSFELNVGIVKSFHRMMLATVRK; encoded by the coding sequence ATGCAGCCGATCCAGCTTTTTGAACTCGCGTCGAGCCAGGCGCATTGGTTGTCGGTGCGCCAGAGCGTGGTCGCCGGCAACATAGCCAATGTGAACACCAACGGCTACGCCGCGAAGGAAGTCGATCCATTCGAGACGGTTCTTCAGTCCACAGGCAGCTCGATGGCCGCGACCCATCCCGCGCATTTCAGGGAAGATTCCTTGCGTAGCGCCGTACACAGCGCCGGTTCCGGCGGCATCGAAGCGGAATCGAACGGCAACAAGGTTGTCCTTGAAGAAGAACTGATCAAGGCGGGCGAAATCCGGCATTCATTTGAGCTCAATGTCGGTATCGTCAAATCTTTCCACCGCATGATGCTGGCGACGGTGCGCAAATGA
- a CDS encoding flagellar protein, whose product MTKAELNEETEQAGVEDRKPDPDRTDRVLISVGLVLAAFAAFFPWYVFLNQDQFGVRPYTLSSERDLPGIAGRSVVSVSPLAIPDSGDSDEFDFDSITTATITLDGNEGDNEADPEEGPAQAFPGYKPVFRLLHVVNGRALIEDGNGVYMVRVGSILPDDSRLATLEQRDGRWVIVTSDGDVIER is encoded by the coding sequence ATGACCAAAGCAGAACTGAACGAAGAGACCGAACAGGCCGGGGTTGAGGACCGAAAACCGGATCCCGACAGGACAGACCGTGTGCTCATCTCTGTGGGGCTCGTGCTGGCAGCCTTTGCGGCGTTCTTTCCCTGGTATGTCTTTCTCAATCAGGACCAGTTCGGTGTCCGGCCCTACACGCTGTCATCCGAACGAGACCTGCCCGGTATTGCCGGGCGAAGCGTCGTCAGCGTGTCGCCGCTTGCAATTCCCGATTCAGGCGATTCCGATGAATTCGATTTCGATTCCATTACCACCGCGACCATCACGCTCGATGGAAACGAGGGTGACAACGAAGCCGATCCGGAAGAAGGTCCGGCGCAGGCCTTTCCCGGTTACAAACCGGTGTTTCGCCTGCTCCATGTCGTGAACGGACGGGCGCTCATTGAAGACGGAAATGGTGTTTATATGGTGCGCGTTGGCTCGATCCTTCCCGATGACAGCCGCCTTGCCACACTCGAGCAGCGGGACGGGCGCTGGGTGATCGTAACCTCCGACGGAGATGTCATCGAGCGCTAG
- the fliI gene encoding flagellar protein export ATPase FliI — protein MNEQVSSPEHGSRRQSSTLEALERLVSRFSSPDELVRRGGLVTTITPNNYQVSGLSPYVCLGDYVEHHGQAGVTLGEVVKVEPEVVIVCPVERGEAIAIGDPVIRFGAFRIAPDEAWCGRTVNALGQPIDGQGPLEPGKRRRAVAADAPASMSRQRVNQPLKTGIKAIDIFSPLCLGQRLGVFAGSGVGKSTLLAMLTRAEAFDRAVVALVGERGREVREFIEDTLGEQMKKSVAVVATSDESPMVRRMAPMTAMAIAEYFRDKGENVLLVVDSITRFAHAIREVSVASGELPVARGYPATVFTELPRLLERAGPGGAGAGSITAIVSILVDGDNHNDPIADSTRGILDGHIVLDRALAEEGRYPPISPLASISRLARTAWEPDEENLVIRLRALIQRFEETKDLRLLGGYRPGADAELDMAVRQVPVIYDVLKQQPGDRLSGDAFADLADAMKRAAAEQQAEQAGAQAGNA, from the coding sequence ATGAACGAACAGGTGTCTTCGCCCGAACACGGCAGCCGCCGCCAATCCAGCACGCTTGAAGCGCTGGAGCGGCTGGTCAGCCGCTTTTCAAGTCCCGATGAGCTGGTGCGTCGCGGCGGGCTCGTCACCACCATTACGCCGAACAACTATCAGGTGTCCGGGCTGTCGCCCTATGTCTGCCTCGGCGACTATGTCGAGCATCACGGCCAGGCGGGCGTCACTCTTGGGGAAGTGGTCAAGGTCGAGCCGGAGGTTGTCATCGTCTGCCCCGTCGAACGCGGTGAGGCGATCGCCATCGGTGATCCGGTGATCCGTTTCGGGGCGTTCCGCATTGCGCCGGATGAAGCCTGGTGCGGACGCACTGTCAATGCGCTCGGTCAGCCGATTGACGGTCAGGGCCCTCTGGAGCCGGGCAAGCGGCGGCGTGCCGTCGCGGCCGACGCGCCGGCCTCCATGAGCCGTCAGCGGGTCAACCAGCCCTTGAAAACGGGCATCAAGGCGATCGATATATTCTCGCCGCTGTGCCTCGGCCAGCGCCTTGGTGTGTTTGCCGGCTCCGGCGTCGGCAAATCGACGCTGCTTGCCATGCTGACGAGAGCTGAAGCCTTCGACCGCGCCGTGGTTGCGCTGGTTGGTGAACGGGGCAGGGAGGTTCGCGAGTTCATCGAAGACACGCTTGGCGAACAGATGAAGAAATCGGTGGCCGTTGTCGCCACGAGCGATGAAAGTCCCATGGTCCGCCGCATGGCGCCGATGACGGCGATGGCGATCGCCGAATATTTTCGTGACAAGGGCGAGAATGTATTGCTGGTCGTCGACAGCATAACCCGTTTTGCCCATGCCATACGCGAGGTCAGTGTTGCATCCGGTGAACTGCCGGTGGCCCGGGGTTATCCGGCCACCGTGTTCACCGAGTTGCCGAGATTGCTGGAACGGGCCGGCCCGGGTGGTGCCGGGGCGGGTTCTATTACCGCCATTGTTTCGATCCTCGTTGACGGCGACAATCACAACGATCCGATCGCCGATTCCACCCGGGGTATTCTGGACGGTCATATTGTTCTGGACCGCGCCCTCGCCGAGGAAGGACGCTATCCGCCGATCAGTCCGCTCGCATCCATTTCGCGGCTTGCGCGGACCGCTTGGGAACCCGATGAGGAGAACCTTGTCATCCGGTTGCGCGCCCTGATCCAGCGTTTTGAGGAAACAAAGGATTTGCGGCTTCTGGGCGGTTACCGGCCCGGAGCGGATGCCGAGCTGGATATGGCGGTTCGCCAGGTCCCGGTCATCTATGACGTGCTCAAACAGCAACCGGGCGACAGGCTTTCCGGCGATGCCTTTGCGGATCTCGCCGATGCGATGAAACGGGCGGCCGCGGAGCAGCAGGCCGAACAGGCCGGTGCACAGGCGGGCAATGCATGA